Proteins from one Flavobacterium sp. N2038 genomic window:
- the aceA gene encoding isocitrate lyase — protein sequence MKTTEDRIQELINDWIANPRWKGVERPYTASEVVTLQGSYHIEHSIAKMGAQKLWRKLKSQDYVAGLGALTGNQAIQEVDAGLEAIYLSGWQVAADANLAGEMYPDQSLYPVNSVPMVVKKINNALLRADQIQTVNKVEDKKDYLVPIVADAEAGFGGNLNAFELMKSMIEAGASGVHFEDQLSSAKKCGHLGGKVLVPTQEAINKLIAARLASDVMGVPTLIVARTDAEAANLLTSDADPRDRKFLTGEKTAEGFFYVKNGIEQGIARGLSYAPYADLIWMETSNPDLEFARKFATAMKKEFPDKMLAYNCSPSFNWAAKLTVAEMETFREDLAAMGYKFQFITLAGFHALNTSMFELSRAYKERGMAGYSELQEREFALQKNGFRAVKHQAFVGTSYFDAVQNTVMIGKSTITAMEHSTEVEQF from the coding sequence ATGAAAACAACAGAAGACAGAATTCAGGAATTGATTAACGATTGGATTGCAAACCCAAGATGGAAAGGCGTTGAACGTCCTTATACTGCCAGTGAAGTAGTGACACTTCAGGGTTCCTATCATATTGAGCATTCTATTGCCAAAATGGGAGCGCAAAAATTATGGAGAAAGTTAAAAAGTCAGGATTATGTTGCGGGTTTGGGAGCTTTGACTGGAAATCAGGCGATTCAGGAAGTAGATGCCGGTTTAGAAGCGATTTATTTGAGTGGATGGCAAGTTGCAGCTGACGCAAATCTGGCGGGTGAGATGTATCCGGACCAATCGCTATATCCTGTAAACAGTGTTCCGATGGTAGTAAAAAAGATTAATAATGCTTTATTACGTGCTGATCAGATTCAGACTGTAAATAAAGTTGAAGATAAAAAGGATTATTTGGTGCCGATTGTAGCGGATGCTGAAGCAGGTTTCGGAGGAAATTTAAATGCTTTCGAGTTAATGAAATCAATGATTGAAGCAGGAGCGTCTGGAGTTCATTTTGAAGATCAGCTAAGTTCTGCTAAAAAATGTGGACATCTGGGAGGTAAAGTTTTGGTACCAACGCAAGAAGCAATTAATAAACTGATTGCAGCCAGATTAGCTTCAGATGTTATGGGAGTTCCGACTTTAATCGTAGCAAGAACAGATGCAGAAGCAGCAAATTTATTAACGAGCGACGCAGATCCGAGAGACAGGAAGTTTTTAACCGGAGAAAAAACGGCTGAAGGTTTCTTTTATGTAAAAAACGGAATCGAACAGGGAATTGCAAGAGGATTAAGTTATGCTCCTTACGCTGATTTGATCTGGATGGAAACCAGTAATCCGGATTTAGAATTTGCAAGAAAGTTTGCAACGGCTATGAAAAAAGAATTCCCGGATAAAATGCTGGCCTACAATTGTTCTCCATCTTTTAACTGGGCTGCAAAATTAACTGTTGCCGAAATGGAAACGTTTAGAGAAGATTTGGCTGCAATGGGGTATAAATTTCAGTTTATAACTTTGGCAGGATTCCACGCTTTAAATACAAGTATGTTTGAATTATCAAGAGCTTACAAAGAACGTGGTATGGCAGGATATTCTGAGTTGCAGGAACGTGAATTTGCTTTACAGAAAAATGGATTCAGAGCTGTAAAACATCAGGCTTTTGTGGGGACTTCTTATTTTGATGCCGTTCAAAATACGGTTATGATAGGAAAATCAACGATAACAGCGATGGAGCATTCTACAGAGGTTGAGCAATTTTAA
- a CDS encoding dihydrofolate reductase family protein: MKKVILDLAVTLDGFIEGLNGEIDWCIMDDDMDFDGFLSSIDTIFYGRVSYDAWGNFQPDANADSTEQMLWKGVHSKNKYVFSSQNRQDNNAIFINSDITNTVNEIKNQSGGDIWLYGGASLIKTFIQLNLIDTYRISVHPIALGRGKPLFEDLKEQLELTLLKSNIFKSGVVQLIYKPTK, encoded by the coding sequence ATGAAAAAAGTAATTTTAGATTTAGCGGTAACCTTAGACGGTTTTATTGAAGGTCTAAATGGAGAAATTGATTGGTGCATTATGGATGATGACATGGATTTTGATGGATTCTTATCAAGCATCGATACTATTTTTTATGGCCGGGTAAGCTATGATGCATGGGGCAATTTTCAACCGGATGCAAATGCAGATTCAACCGAACAAATGCTTTGGAAAGGAGTTCATTCAAAGAACAAGTATGTCTTTTCAAGTCAAAATAGACAAGATAATAATGCAATTTTCATCAATTCTGACATTACAAATACAGTAAATGAGATTAAAAATCAATCAGGAGGCGATATTTGGCTGTATGGCGGGGCAAGTCTTATTAAAACTTTTATTCAATTAAATCTTATTGATACCTATAGAATATCAGTTCATCCTATTGCTTTAGGAAGAGGCAAACCATTATTTGAAGACTTAAAAGAACAACTTGAATTAACATTACTTAAAAGCAATATTTTCAAATCTGGAGTGGTCCAGCTTATTTACAAGCCAACCAAATAA
- a CDS encoding pyridoxal phosphate-dependent aminotransferase produces the protein MNHILSDRINNLATSQTLAMAALARELKAQGKDIISLSLGEPDFNTPDFIKEAVKKAVDENYSTYSPVEGFLELREAICRKFKRDNNLEYKPTQIVVSTGAKQSLYNIAQVMLNDGDEVILPAPYWVSYFEIVKLSGGVPVEVPTSVETDFKITPEQLEAAITPKTKMMWFSSPCNPSGSVYSREELTALAKVLEKHPNIYVVADEIYEHINFSGTFCSIGSIPGMLEKTITVNGVAKAFAMTGYRIGYIGAPEFIAKACTKIQGQVTSGANSVAQRATITAVDADPSVLNHMVQAFHTRRDLVVGLLKEIPGVKINVPEGAFYVFPDVSSFFGKTLRGTEIKDANDVSMYLLAEANVATVTGDAFGNPNCIRFSYATSDDILKEALRRIKEALTA, from the coding sequence ATGAATCATATTCTTTCGGACAGAATCAACAACTTAGCAACTTCACAAACATTAGCAATGGCTGCTTTGGCCCGCGAATTAAAAGCACAAGGAAAAGACATTATTAGTTTAAGTTTAGGCGAGCCTGATTTCAACACGCCTGATTTCATTAAAGAAGCTGTAAAAAAAGCAGTCGATGAAAATTACAGTACTTACTCTCCAGTTGAAGGTTTTTTAGAATTAAGAGAAGCAATTTGCAGAAAATTTAAAAGAGATAACAACCTGGAGTACAAACCAACTCAAATCGTTGTTTCTACAGGAGCAAAACAATCGTTATACAACATTGCACAAGTAATGTTAAACGATGGTGACGAGGTTATTTTACCAGCACCTTATTGGGTTTCTTATTTCGAAATCGTAAAACTTTCTGGTGGAGTTCCTGTTGAAGTTCCAACATCTGTAGAAACTGATTTCAAAATCACACCAGAACAATTAGAGGCTGCAATTACACCAAAAACAAAAATGATGTGGTTTTCTTCTCCTTGTAATCCATCAGGATCTGTATACAGCAGAGAAGAATTAACAGCCCTTGCAAAAGTTTTAGAAAAACACCCAAATATATATGTAGTTGCTGACGAAATTTATGAGCATATCAATTTCTCAGGAACTTTCTGTAGTATTGGTTCAATCCCGGGAATGTTAGAAAAAACAATTACTGTAAATGGAGTTGCAAAAGCATTTGCAATGACTGGATACAGAATTGGTTATATCGGAGCTCCTGAATTTATCGCAAAAGCATGTACAAAAATCCAGGGACAAGTAACCTCTGGTGCAAACTCTGTAGCACAACGAGCTACAATCACGGCTGTTGACGCTGATCCAAGCGTTTTAAACCACATGGTTCAGGCTTTCCACACTCGTAGAGATTTAGTAGTTGGATTGCTAAAAGAAATTCCAGGTGTAAAAATCAATGTTCCGGAAGGAGCTTTCTACGTATTCCCAGACGTTTCTTCATTCTTTGGAAAAACATTAAGAGGAACTGAGATTAAAGATGCAAACGACGTTTCTATGTATCTTTTAGCAGAAGCAAACGTTGCAACCGTAACAGGAGATGCTTTTGGAAATCCAAATTGTATTCGTTTCTCTTACGCAACAAGCGACGATATTTTAAAAGAAGCACTACGCAGAATCAAAGAAGCTTTGACTGCATAA
- a CDS encoding peptidase U32 family protein, with product MKKKIEILAPAKDLIGGMAAINSGADAVYIGAPQFGARSNANNSIEDVAALVQYAHLFNAQVFVVMNTILYDNELETCRSMIWELYDIGVDALIIQDMAIMEMDLPPIVLHASTQANNRDADKIKFLKDAGIKRVVLARELNLHQIKTIYDEADVELEFFVTGALCVSFSGNCYMSVANGERSANRGSCAQNCRLPYNLIDGNGETLIRNSHLLSIKDLDISDQIPNLIEAGIVSFKIEGRLKDVVYVKNNVSYLRQKLDSYLEGEGSEKYMKASSGTCTYTFDSSLNRTFNRGYTDYFVNERHSSIGSWESPKSKGQYIGKLIRTVGNAYEIENGELLNNGDGLCFINENNEADGIYVNKAENGKIYPNVLKEVKDGTFIYRNNDAAFIKIVEREDSAVRKLSTTLLLTETETGFELIATDEDGNVSTVNLEHAKEQTKTGESIEENIKTQLAKTGFTPYTANEINIMFSQNWFLPISKINEMRRTVYDQLTEIRLANYKREEHQLVKTSHPYPETKLDFMYNVSNKTARKFYERHGVTEIEKAFELQWDPGKSRVMTTKYCIKYELKKCPIHQKDIVGVKVKEPLVLKQGELEYKLKFNCKPCEMEIWEKDAEFEIEEDHFH from the coding sequence ATGAAGAAGAAAATCGAAATATTAGCTCCTGCTAAAGATTTAATTGGAGGAATGGCCGCCATAAACAGTGGTGCCGATGCAGTTTATATTGGTGCACCGCAATTTGGAGCACGTTCTAATGCCAACAACTCTATTGAAGATGTTGCTGCGTTAGTACAATATGCGCATTTATTTAACGCTCAGGTTTTTGTTGTTATGAATACGATTTTGTACGACAACGAACTTGAAACCTGTCGCTCAATGATCTGGGAGTTATACGATATAGGTGTTGATGCACTGATTATTCAGGATATGGCAATTATGGAAATGGACTTACCTCCTATCGTACTTCACGCCAGCACACAAGCCAATAATCGTGATGCTGACAAAATTAAATTCCTTAAAGATGCCGGAATTAAACGTGTGGTTTTAGCCCGTGAGTTGAATTTGCATCAAATTAAAACGATTTACGACGAAGCTGATGTTGAATTAGAATTTTTCGTAACCGGAGCTTTATGTGTTTCTTTTAGCGGAAACTGTTATATGAGTGTGGCAAATGGAGAACGCAGCGCCAACCGTGGTTCTTGTGCTCAAAACTGTCGTTTACCTTATAACTTAATCGACGGAAACGGAGAAACTTTAATCAGAAACAGTCACTTGCTTTCGATTAAAGATTTAGATATTTCAGATCAGATTCCAAATTTGATCGAAGCCGGAATCGTTTCCTTTAAAATTGAAGGACGTTTGAAAGATGTGGTTTACGTAAAAAACAACGTATCTTATTTACGTCAAAAACTAGACAGTTATTTAGAAGGCGAAGGAAGCGAAAAATACATGAAAGCTTCTTCCGGAACTTGTACTTATACTTTTGATTCCTCTTTAAACAGAACCTTCAATCGTGGTTATACGGATTATTTCGTAAACGAAAGACACAGCTCGATTGGTTCTTGGGAAAGCCCAAAATCAAAAGGTCAATATATTGGTAAATTAATTAGAACGGTTGGAAACGCTTACGAAATTGAAAACGGCGAATTATTAAACAACGGTGATGGACTTTGTTTCATCAACGAAAATAACGAAGCTGACGGAATCTACGTAAACAAAGCCGAAAACGGTAAAATTTACCCGAACGTTCTAAAAGAAGTAAAAGATGGAACTTTCATCTATAGAAATAACGACGCTGCTTTCATCAAAATTGTAGAAAGAGAAGACAGTGCTGTTCGTAAATTAAGCACAACTTTATTACTTACTGAAACTGAAACTGGTTTCGAATTAATCGCAACTGATGAAGATGGAAATGTAAGCACTGTTAATTTAGAACACGCAAAAGAACAGACAAAAACGGGCGAATCAATCGAAGAAAATATTAAAACACAATTAGCAAAAACTGGTTTTACACCTTATACTGCTAATGAAATCAACATTATGTTTTCTCAAAACTGGTTCCTTCCTATTTCAAAAATCAACGAAATGCGAAGAACAGTTTACGATCAATTGACTGAAATTCGTTTGGCAAATTACAAACGTGAAGAACATCAATTGGTAAAAACGTCACATCCGTATCCTGAAACCAAATTGGATTTTATGTACAACGTTTCGAACAAAACCGCTCGTAAATTCTACGAACGTCACGGTGTAACTGAAATCGAAAAAGCATTCGAATTACAATGGGATCCAGGAAAATCTCGTGTAATGACAACCAAATATTGCATCAAATACGAATTAAAAAAATGTCCGATACACCAAAAAGATATAGTAGGTGTTAAGGTAAAAGAACCATTGGTATTGAAGCAAGGCGAACTTGAATACAAACTAAAATTCAACTGCAAACCTTGCGAAATGGAAATCTGGGAAAAAGATGCTGAATTTGAGATTGAAGAAGATCATTTTCATTAA
- a CDS encoding helix-turn-helix domain-containing protein, which translates to MDIEKDYIKLIFGLKLKQVRTEKNLSLFGLAKLTNLSKSYLNEIEKGKKYPKTDKILLLCEHLDVTYDQMVSLKLDNNLAPIGEILKSGILKEIPLELFGIQEADLIDIIANAPAKVNAFISTIIEIAQHYNLSRESFFLAALRSYQEAHSNYFEDLEEKVIAFSKSFQINLDSKISIEELEAILKEEYEYNIKEIAFTDQEALDDLRSIYVPKSKTLLLSTEIDAPQKAFILAKEIAYNYLKISERLLTFSWIKFENFDQVLNNFYASYFAGALLLPRKLVVSKINAFLENESPKPEEFVSLIESFEVSPESFYQRLTNLLPKDFHLKNLFFLRLSHRPGSDFYQINKELHITNQQEPHANETNEHYCRRWVSVKTIDEAIRQNKPHFFDAQISSYANSGNEYLVFSSATKDPFAENYIRSISVGILINPAMKKKFKFIEGKPLVKRIVGVTCETCSVQDCLERASPPIALEKKKRHENTDAVVQQFMNQYS; encoded by the coding sequence ATGGATATCGAAAAAGACTATATTAAGCTGATTTTTGGGCTAAAACTCAAGCAAGTCCGCACTGAAAAAAATCTTTCACTTTTTGGCCTGGCTAAACTGACTAATCTTTCAAAATCGTACTTAAACGAGATTGAAAAGGGAAAAAAATATCCTAAAACAGATAAAATTTTGCTTTTATGCGAACATTTGGATGTGACTTATGATCAAATGGTGTCGTTAAAACTTGATAACAACCTCGCTCCGATTGGTGAAATCTTAAAATCAGGAATTTTAAAAGAGATTCCACTCGAGCTTTTCGGAATTCAGGAAGCCGATTTAATTGATATTATTGCCAATGCACCTGCAAAAGTCAATGCCTTTATCAGTACTATTATTGAAATCGCACAGCATTATAATTTAAGCCGGGAAAGTTTTTTTCTTGCTGCTTTGCGATCGTATCAGGAAGCACACAGTAATTATTTTGAAGATTTAGAAGAAAAAGTAATTGCTTTTTCGAAGTCATTTCAGATCAATTTAGATTCTAAAATCAGCATTGAAGAACTTGAGGCGATTTTAAAAGAAGAATACGAATATAATATCAAAGAAATTGCTTTTACAGATCAGGAAGCCTTAGATGATTTACGGTCGATTTATGTTCCGAAAAGCAAAACCTTGCTACTTTCAACAGAAATTGACGCACCTCAGAAAGCTTTTATTTTAGCTAAAGAAATAGCCTATAATTACTTAAAAATTTCAGAACGTTTACTGACTTTCAGCTGGATTAAATTTGAAAATTTTGATCAGGTCCTGAATAATTTTTATGCTTCTTATTTTGCCGGTGCTTTATTGCTTCCTAGAAAATTAGTTGTAAGCAAAATCAATGCTTTTCTGGAAAACGAAAGCCCAAAACCGGAAGAATTTGTTTCATTAATTGAAAGTTTTGAAGTTTCGCCTGAATCATTTTATCAGCGGTTAACCAATTTATTACCAAAAGATTTTCATCTGAAGAACTTATTCTTTTTGAGATTATCACATCGTCCCGGTTCCGATTTTTATCAAATAAACAAAGAATTACATATAACCAATCAACAGGAACCGCATGCCAACGAAACCAACGAGCATTATTGTAGAAGATGGGTTTCGGTAAAAACAATAGATGAGGCAATCAGACAAAATAAGCCTCATTTTTTTGATGCCCAAATTTCAAGTTATGCCAACAGCGGAAACGAATATTTGGTTTTTTCATCGGCTACAAAAGATCCTTTCGCAGAAAATTATATTAGAAGTATTTCGGTTGGAATTCTAATAAATCCAGCAATGAAAAAGAAATTCAAATTTATTGAAGGAAAACCTTTAGTCAAGCGAATTGTGGGCGTTACATGCGAAACTTGTTCAGTTCAAGATTGTCTGGAACGTGCTTCTCCTCCTATTGCTCTGGAGAAAAAGAAACGCCATGAGAATACAGATGCTGTGGTACAGCAATTTATGAATCAATATAGCTAA
- a CDS encoding DUF6370 family protein — translation MKNILLIAFLFIGIAVQAQSKKKFDKPTIVEASCGECQFGMKGKSCDLAVRIDGKSYFVDGTTIHDHGDAHAEKGFCNAISKASVTGEIVGDRFKATSFVLIEDKK, via the coding sequence ATGAAAAATATATTATTAATAGCATTCCTATTTATCGGAATCGCAGTTCAGGCTCAAAGCAAAAAGAAATTTGACAAACCAACAATCGTAGAAGCTTCATGCGGAGAATGCCAATTCGGAATGAAAGGTAAAAGCTGCGATTTAGCCGTTCGTATTGATGGAAAAAGTTATTTTGTAGACGGCACAACCATTCACGATCACGGAGATGCACATGCAGAAAAAGGTTTTTGCAATGCGATCAGTAAAGCTTCTGTTACAGGAGAAATTGTTGGTGATCGATTTAAAGCAACTTCATTTGTATTAATAGAAGATAAAAAATAA
- a CDS encoding Crp/Fnr family transcriptional regulator — protein MALILENIAKHVSLTPEEQALFLSKTETHTYKAKTILLNAGEICKHSYFVNSGILRSFNINDNIVEHVLAFACEGWWMSDMYSYFSQKPGQLFIEVLEEAEVVSLSKENQEQLFLEIPKLERFFRILVENSLVANQQRLMDNLSLPAEERFDKFSKKYGTLVHKVPQKQIASFIGVTPEFFSKMKARLLKK, from the coding sequence ATGGCATTAATTCTTGAAAATATTGCCAAACACGTTTCTCTGACTCCTGAAGAACAAGCCCTTTTTTTATCTAAAACAGAAACGCATACTTACAAGGCTAAAACAATTTTATTGAATGCTGGCGAAATTTGTAAACATTCGTATTTTGTAAATTCTGGTATTTTAAGAAGTTTCAATATCAATGATAATATTGTTGAGCATGTTTTGGCATTTGCCTGTGAAGGCTGGTGGATGAGTGATATGTACAGTTATTTTTCTCAAAAACCAGGACAACTTTTTATCGAAGTCTTAGAAGAAGCAGAAGTGGTTTCCTTATCCAAAGAAAATCAGGAGCAATTGTTTCTTGAAATCCCAAAACTGGAGCGTTTTTTTAGAATTTTAGTTGAAAATTCACTCGTTGCCAATCAGCAGCGATTAATGGATAATTTAAGTTTGCCGGCAGAAGAACGTTTTGATAAATTCAGTAAAAAATACGGAACATTGGTTCATAAAGTTCCTCAAAAACAAATCGCTTCTTTCATTGGAGTAACACCCGAATTCTTCAGTAAAATGAAAGCTCGTCTTTTGAAGAAATAG
- a CDS encoding pirin family protein, with amino-acid sequence MENIILHKAETRGNANHGWLNAYHSFSFASWYNPDRINFGALRVLNDDTIAAGMGFGTHPHDNMEIITIPLEGDLAHKDSMGNTEVIKNGDIQVMSAGTGIQHSEFNPNADQQTKLLQIWLFPNKRNVTPRYQQITLDVADRHNKLAQVLSPNADDEGVWIHQDAWFNMGNFDTGVTTEYKIKKEGNGVYAFILKGNVTINGQELNSRDAVGISGTDTLNIKANTDAEFLLMDIPMNY; translated from the coding sequence ATGGAAAATATAATATTGCACAAAGCAGAGACAAGAGGAAATGCAAATCACGGATGGTTAAACGCTTATCATAGCTTTAGTTTTGCGAGTTGGTACAATCCGGATAGAATTAACTTTGGAGCACTTCGTGTTTTAAATGACGATACGATTGCTGCCGGAATGGGATTTGGAACTCACCCTCACGATAATATGGAAATCATTACGATTCCTTTAGAAGGTGATTTGGCTCACAAAGACAGTATGGGGAATACAGAAGTAATCAAAAATGGTGATATCCAGGTAATGAGTGCCGGAACCGGAATTCAGCATAGTGAGTTTAATCCAAACGCAGATCAGCAAACTAAATTGTTGCAAATCTGGTTGTTTCCAAATAAAAGAAATGTTACACCACGTTATCAGCAAATTACTTTAGATGTTGCTGACAGACATAATAAACTGGCTCAGGTTTTATCCCCAAATGCAGACGATGAAGGAGTTTGGATTCATCAGGACGCCTGGTTCAACATGGGAAATTTTGATACTGGAGTTACTACTGAATATAAAATCAAAAAAGAAGGAAACGGAGTTTATGCTTTCATCTTAAAAGGAAACGTAACTATCAACGGTCAGGAATTAAACAGCCGTGATGCAGTTGGAATTTCAGGAACTGATACTTTAAATATTAAAGCAAATACAGACGCTGAATTTTTATTAATGGATATTCCTATGAACTATTAA
- the purT gene encoding formate-dependent phosphoribosylglycinamide formyltransferase: protein MKILLLGSGELGKEFVIAAQRIGQTIIAVDSYENAPAMQVAHGFEVINMLDGEALDRIVAKHQPDFIVPEIEAIRTERFYDYEKQGITVVPSAKAANFTMNRKAIRDLASKELGLRTAKYQYATSAEELQKAVQEVGIPCVVKPLMSSSGKGQSTIKTESDIEKAWQYAVAGSRGDVIEVIVEAFVNFDSEITLLTITQNNNPTLFCAPIGHRQERGDYQESWQPALVSDKDLYEAQDMAEKITEALGGAGLFGVEFFLTNEGVYFSELSPRPHDTGMVTLAGTQNFNEFELHLRAILSLPIFEITLEKAGASAVILASEDSTNPTFSGIEKVAALPKTDFRIFGKPTSRPYRRMGVVLSQDTLSTPINEVIERAKETAKLITVNS from the coding sequence ATGAAAATACTACTCCTGGGTTCAGGCGAATTAGGCAAAGAATTTGTCATTGCCGCGCAACGAATCGGACAAACCATAATTGCAGTTGACAGTTACGAAAACGCACCAGCAATGCAGGTTGCTCATGGTTTTGAAGTCATCAATATGCTTGACGGAGAAGCCCTCGACCGAATCGTAGCCAAACACCAACCAGATTTTATAGTTCCTGAAATAGAAGCCATTCGTACCGAACGTTTTTACGATTACGAAAAACAAGGAATCACTGTTGTTCCTTCTGCGAAAGCAGCAAACTTTACTATGAATCGCAAAGCCATTCGTGATTTAGCATCAAAAGAACTTGGACTAAGAACAGCAAAATATCAATATGCAACTTCAGCAGAAGAACTTCAAAAAGCTGTTCAGGAAGTTGGAATTCCGTGTGTGGTAAAACCTTTAATGTCTTCATCCGGAAAAGGACAATCAACAATCAAAACCGAAAGTGACATTGAAAAAGCCTGGCAATATGCCGTAGCAGGTTCGCGTGGTGATGTTATCGAAGTTATTGTAGAAGCTTTTGTTAATTTTGATTCAGAAATTACGCTTTTAACGATTACTCAAAATAATAATCCAACTTTGTTTTGTGCTCCAATTGGCCACAGACAAGAACGTGGCGATTATCAGGAAAGCTGGCAGCCTGCTTTAGTTTCAGACAAAGATCTGTACGAAGCTCAGGATATGGCCGAAAAAATCACTGAAGCGCTTGGCGGTGCCGGACTTTTTGGCGTTGAATTTTTCCTGACCAACGAAGGCGTTTATTTCTCTGAACTTTCTCCACGACCACACGATACCGGAATGGTAACTTTGGCAGGAACGCAAAATTTCAACGAATTCGAATTGCATTTAAGAGCCATTTTAAGCCTTCCAATTTTTGAAATTACTTTAGAAAAAGCCGGAGCGAGTGCCGTAATTTTAGCATCAGAAGATTCAACAAATCCAACTTTCAGTGGAATCGAAAAAGTAGCGGCTTTACCAAAAACCGATTTTAGGATTTTCGGCAAACCTACTTCAAGACCTTACCGCAGAATGGGAGTCGTTTTAAGTCAAGATACTCTTTCGACTCCAATAAACGAAGTAATCGAACGCGCCAAAGAAACGGCGAAATTAATAACTGTAAATTCTTAA
- the aceB gene encoding malate synthase A gives MKNQLEITEMAFEILADKKLAYPKIWTEEAIAFIAELHKKFESQRKVLLLQREQKQIAFDQGVMPVFTPETKNVREGNWKAGEIPKDLLDRRVEITGPVDRKMIINALNSGAKTFMADFEDSTSPTWQNLMDGQVNLIDAVNKTITYTDLVKQKSYHLNEKIATLIVRPRGLHLLEKHLLIEGNEVSGSLVDFGLYVFHNHKRLLENNSGPYFYIPKLEHYLEARWWNTVIDFTEDYLKLKRGTIKVTVLIETITASFQLDEIIYELKEHIVGLNCGRWDYIFSYIKKFRKNPKFIVPDRDQVNMTSPFMNAYSNLVIQRCHKRGIHAIGGMAAQIPIRNNEEANAIAFAKVKTDKEREVKNGHDGTWVAHPDLVLLAKEIFDRGMPTPNQIHIKREHRKITEEDLIEPPIGLITENGVRKNINVGVLYLASWLNGQGAAALHNLMEDAATAEISRSQLWQWLQNKVVLDNGRKLDLAYYHELALDEFQKIKTELGEENHEKQQFPLAEKVLERLVVNTDFVDFLTIPCYKYL, from the coding sequence ATGAAAAACCAATTAGAGATCACTGAAATGGCTTTTGAAATTCTGGCCGACAAGAAACTCGCTTATCCAAAAATCTGGACCGAAGAAGCGATTGCATTTATTGCTGAATTGCACAAAAAATTCGAATCACAACGAAAAGTATTGCTTTTGCAGAGAGAGCAAAAACAAATCGCTTTTGATCAGGGTGTCATGCCGGTTTTTACTCCAGAAACAAAAAACGTCAGAGAAGGCAATTGGAAAGCTGGAGAAATTCCGAAAGATTTATTAGATCGTAGAGTGGAGATTACTGGGCCAGTTGATCGCAAAATGATTATCAATGCTTTGAATTCGGGTGCTAAAACTTTTATGGCAGATTTTGAAGACAGCACTTCGCCAACCTGGCAAAATTTAATGGACGGGCAAGTGAATTTAATTGATGCGGTTAACAAAACCATCACTTATACTGATTTGGTGAAACAAAAATCATATCATTTAAATGAAAAAATAGCAACGCTTATTGTTCGTCCGAGAGGTTTGCATTTACTGGAAAAGCATCTTTTGATTGAAGGAAATGAAGTTTCCGGATCTTTGGTAGATTTTGGTTTGTATGTTTTTCATAACCATAAAAGACTATTAGAAAACAATTCAGGGCCGTATTTCTACATTCCTAAATTGGAACATTATCTGGAAGCAAGATGGTGGAATACAGTAATTGATTTTACAGAAGACTATTTGAAGTTGAAAAGAGGAACTATAAAAGTGACAGTTTTAATTGAGACAATTACGGCAAGTTTTCAACTGGATGAAATCATTTACGAATTAAAAGAACATATCGTTGGTCTTAATTGCGGACGCTGGGATTATATTTTCTCTTACATCAAAAAGTTTAGAAAAAATCCAAAATTTATTGTTCCGGATCGTGATCAGGTAAATATGACTTCGCCTTTTATGAATGCGTATTCAAATCTCGTAATTCAGAGATGTCATAAGCGTGGTATTCATGCAATAGGCGGTATGGCAGCACAGATTCCGATTAGAAATAATGAAGAGGCCAATGCGATCGCTTTTGCAAAAGTAAAAACCGATAAAGAGCGTGAAGTTAAAAATGGCCATGACGGAACCTGGGTAGCACATCCGGATTTGGTTTTGCTGGCAAAAGAAATTTTTGATAGAGGAATGCCGACTCCAAATCAAATTCATATTAAAAGAGAACATCGAAAAATTACAGAAGAAGATTTAATTGAACCACCAATTGGATTGATTACTGAAAATGGTGTTAGAAAAAATATCAATGTTGGTGTTTTGTATCTGGCTTCATGGCTGAACGGACAAGGTGCAGCTGCTTTACATAATTTAATGGAAGATGCAGCAACAGCCGAAATCTCAAGATCGCAATTGTGGCAGTGGCTTCAAAACAAAGTGGTTTTAGATAATGGACGAAAATTGGATTTGGCATATTATCATGAACTGGCTTTGGATGAATTTCAAAAAATAAAAACAGAATTAGGAGAAGAAAATCACGAAAAACAGCAATTCCCATTAGCTGAAAAAGTATTGGAAAGATTAGTTGTAAATACTGACTTTGTTGATTTCTTGACAATTCCGTGTTACAAATATTTATAA